The region CGGCGGCGTGAGTCGGAGCCCGGGGGAGCGCAGCACAGCACCAGGTCGTATCCGTCGGTGAGGAGGGCCGACTGGATGCCCTCGACGACGCTCGCGAAGAACCAGCGGTCCAGGGACGGGACCATCACGCCGACCGTGTTGGTTCGCCCGGTGGCAAGACTCACCGCCCACATCGTCGGCACGTAGCCGAGGGCGCTCGCTGCTGCGCGGACGCGCGCTCGCGTCTCGTCGGAGACGTACCCGCTGCCGGTCAGCGCACGCGACGCCGTGGACTTCGACACGCCCGCGCTCCGCGCCACATCGGCGATGCCCGCCATGGCGCCTCCTCCTGCTCCGCCGTCATTGGCCTGCGCATTGTGGAACCGGTTCCTTGTGCCCTGTGACAGACCTGAGCGGACCGGTGCCAGCACACAGTACCGGGTTATCGACTTGTGATCCAGGGTGATTGTGCGCGAATGGTGCATCGCCTAGCGTGTGCATGGAATCGGTTCCCGAGATCACTCGCCTGCGGAGTCCGAGCAATATGGCTCCGCACGCTCAATGAGGAGGCAGACCATGAAAGCAATGCGATCGCACCGTCGCACATCGCTCGTGCTGGGGGTGACGGCCGTCGCGGCGCTGGCGCTCGCCGGCTGCGCCGAAGGCGGAGACAGCGGCGACAGCGATTCGGTCGAAGGCGAGACCGTCGAGATCTCGGGAGGCATCACCGGGACCGAGGCGGATGCGCTGCAGTCGACGTTCGACGCGTTCACCGAAGACACCGGCATCATCGTCAAGTACACCGGCGACAAGGGCTTCGAGGGCAACATCGTCACCAAGGTCGCCGGCGGCAACGCCCCCGACATCGCAATCGTGCCGCAGCCGGGCCTTCTTCGTGCCCTCGTCGACACGGGCGAGGCCAAGCCCGCGCCCGACGGCGTGGTCGCGAACGTCGAGGCGAACTGGTCGCCGTCGTGGAAGGAGTACGGCACCGTCGACGACACGTTCTACTCGGCTCCGATGCTCGGAAACATCAAGGGCTACGTCTGGTACTCGCCCAAGAAGTTCGCCGAATGGGGCGTCGAGGTGCCGACCACCTGGGACGAGATGATGACGCTCGCGACGACCATCAGCGAGAAGACCGGCGAACCCGCGTGGTGCGCCGGCTTCGCATCGGGCGATGCGAGCGGCTGGCCGGGCACGGACTGGATCGAGGACCTCGTGCTCCGCCAGGCGGGCACCGAGGTCTACGACAGCTGGGCGGCGGGCGAGACCCCGTTCACCGACCCCGACATCGCCGAGGCCTTCGACACGGTGGGGACGATCCTGCTCGATCCCGAGATGGTCAATGCCGGATTCGGCGACGTGACGAGCATCAACTCCACGGCGTTCGCCGATGTCGCGGCGAAGGTCGCCGACGGCTCGTGCGCGCTGACCCACCAGGCGTCCTTCCTCACGGCCAACTTCCTCACCGTGCAGACGGCCGACGGAGCGACGCCCGAGGTCGAGGCCGACGGCGACGTGTACGCGTTCGTGCTCCCCGGCTTCGAAGAGGAGCTGAGCGCGGTCGAGGTCGGCGGCGAGTTCGTCACCGGCTTCTCCGACGACGCTGCGACCGTCGCGGTGCTCGAGTACATGTCGACGCCCGAGTGGGCCGACGCTCGAGTCGAACTGGGCGGGGCGATCTCGGCGAACATCAACGCCGATCCGTCCCTCGCATCGAGCCAGTTCCTCACCGACGCGATGGAGCTCCTCCAGAGCCCCGACGCCCGATTCGACGCCTCCGACCTCATGCCGGCCACGGTCGGCTCGGGATCGTTCTGGCGCGGAATGGTCAACTGGATCGACGGCCGTCCGACCGAGCAGGTGCTGGAAGACATCCAGGCCGGCTACGACGACTGAGTCCCGGCCGGCCCTCCCGCGTGCCCACGGCACACGGGAGGGCCGGCCACCCTCCGGACCACCCATCCACTCTCCTCCGTGAGCAGAAGGGCACCTCATGTCGGACACCGCAACGACGACGTCGCAGACCGACGCCGAACAGGCACCACCACCGGGCCCGCGCAAGGTCCACTCGCAGGCGACGACGCGCATCGTCGTCACGGTCGGATTCGCCGCGATCGCGGCGCTGATCATCTTCCTGCTGATGGGAACGCCGCAGCCCGACGCCCGGCCGGTGTCGCTGGGGTTCTCGCTCAACTCGTTCTTCGTCTGGATCGGCGGACTGGGCCCGATCCTGCAGATCCCGATCGTCCTGGCCGCGTTCGCCGTCGTCGTCGTGGTGCTCCTCGTGCTCGTCGAGTACGCGCCCCGCAGTGGCACGCGCTACTTCTGGCTGCGACTGATCTCGTGCTTCGCGATCCCCTTCCTCGCGATGATGCTGCTGCGGCCCTACCAGAACGCGGTGATCTACGTCATCCTGATCGCCCTGATCTCGGGCGGTCTGCTGTTCTACGCGGACTACCGCGCCCGTGAGGGGGCGGGCTACCTCTACCAGCGGTTCCTGTTCCTCACCCCGGCGCTGGTGATGCTGCTGATCGGCCTGATCTACCCGGCGATCGCGACCATCATCCAGTCGTTCTTCGACAAGACGGGCGAGGAGTTCGTCGGCCTCGAGAACTACGTCTGGGCGTTCACGAACCCCGAGGGCTTCTGGTCGGTGGTCAACTCGATCATCTGGGCGCTGTTCGCCCCGATCTTCGCGACGGTGGTCGGACTCGCCTACGCCGCGTTCATCGACCGGGCGCGCGGTGAGCGTCTACTGAAGGTGTTCGTCTTCATGCCCTTCGCGATCGCGCCGGTGAGCGCCGGGATCATCTTCAAGTTCGTCTACGACTACCGGCAGGGCGATCAGATCGGCCTCCTGAACGCGATCGTCGTCGCATTCGGCGGAGAGCCGGTGCCGTGGCTCGACACCACGCCGTTCGTCAACACGTTCCTGCTGCTGTTCGTGTTCGTGTGGGCGCAGACCGGATTCGCGATGGTCATCCTCTCGGCGGCGATCAAGGCGATCCCCGACGAGCAGCTCGAAGCCGCCCAGCTCGACGGGGCGAGCGCGTGGCAGCGGTTCCGCAACGTGACGATCCCCGGCATCCGCACCTCACTGGTCGTCGTGCTCACCACCGTCACGATCTTCGCCCTCAAGGTGTACGACATCGTCGCGGTGATGACCGGCGGCCGCTCGAACTCGAGCGTGCTCGGCTTCGAGATGGTCAACCAGCAGCAGCGGTTCCAGAGCTACGGGCACGCCGCGGCGCTGGCGGTGCTGCTGTTCATCTTCGTGTCGCCCTTGATCATCTACAACATCGTCCAACTCCGCAGGCAAAGGCAGGTGCGATGATGACCGCCACCCAAGCGATCACCACGTCGGACCCCCAGTTCGACAAGGCTGCGGCCCGCCGGGTCGCGCGCGAGACCCGCCGTCACGAGGCGCAGGCCCGCAAGCGACTGACCTCGCCCGTGGCGACGATCGTCGCGATCGCCATCGCGCTGCTGTGGACGATCCCGACACTCGGGCTCCTCATCACCTCGTTCCGCCCGGGCGCCGACTCGTCGAGCACGGGGTGGTGGACGGTGTTCACCAACCCGGACTTCACGCTCGGCAACTACCAGGAGGCGCTCACCGCGGGCGGCACGGCGCTGACGCTCGGTCAGTCGTTCCTGAACTCGCTCGCCATCACGATCCCGGCGACCCTCATCCCGATCGCGCTGGCGACGTTCGCGGCGTATGCCTTCGCGTGGATCGATTTCAAGGGGCGCACGTGGATGTTCGTGGCGATCTTCGCGCTGCAGATCGTGCCGATCCAGATGGCGCTGGTGCCGCTGCTGTCGATGTTCTCCCGTGGGCTGGAGATCGGCGAGGTCGGGATCTTCCCCGGCTTCTCGCTGCGCGACGTCGACCACAGCTTCGCGACGGTGTGGATCGCGCACTCGATCTTCGGGCTGCCGCTGGCGATCTTCCTGCTCCACAACTTCATGGCCGAGATCCCGGGCGACGTGATCGAGGCTGCGCGGGTGGACGGCGCCGGTCACGGACAGGTGTTCTTCCGCATCATCGTGCCGCTGTCGATGCCGGTGATCGCCTCGTTCGCGATCTTCCAGTTCATCTGGGTGTGGAACGACCTGCTCGTCGCGACGATATTCGCGCCGACATCGTCGCTGCCCATGACCCAGACGCTGAACTCGCTGTCGGGCTCCTGGGGCGACAGATGGTATCTGCAGTCGGCGGGCGCGTTCCTGCTGCTGATCGTGCCGCTGGTCGTCTTCTTCGCACTGCAGCGGTTCTTCGTTCGCGGACTGCTCGCCGGAGCGACGAAGGGGTGACCCAGGAGTGACGGATGCCGCGGCGTCGCGCGTGACGGATGCCGCGGCTCCGCACCTCGTGCAGACCCGCGGTCGGCAGCGGTTCAGCCGGTGCAGCCCAGGCGGGCCTGCATCGACTGCATGGCCGCGATCTCGGAGGTCTGACCGGCCTTGATCGCCTCGGCGACCTGCAGCGCCCGCTTGTCGGAGCCGAGTTCGAGCAGCGCTTCGGCCATGGGCACGGCGCCTTCGTGGTGGCGGATCATGAGCTCGAGGAAGAGGCAGTCGGCAGCCTGGCCGTCGGCCTGGGCGAGGGCATCGAGCTCGGCATCCGTGGCCATGCCCATCGCCGCTTCGGCCTCGTCGTCGGTGAGGGCCTCGTCGGTCACACCGTGATCGTGCCCGGCATCCGATGACGACATCCACTGCATCATCGGGCCGCCCTGGCGGGGGAGTCCCCACTTGACCAGCCAGTCGTACATCTCGCCGCGCTGCCCGGCCTGGCCGGTGGCGATGTCGTACGACAGTGCGCGCAGGTCCTCGTCGTCGGTCTTGCGGTAGATCTCCATCGCCATGGCGATCGCCTGGGCGTGGTGCACCTGCATGTCGCGCGAGAAGCCCGCCTCGGGCGACGTGGTGCCGGGGGTCGACGCCTCGCCCTGCGAGCCGAACGTCGAGAACCGACCCACTGCGAACGCGAGCCCGGCGATGAGCACGAGGGCGACGACGACGAG is a window of Microbacterium terrae DNA encoding:
- a CDS encoding DUF305 domain-containing protein — protein: MTDGSATTPTPTGRSTWWLVVVALVLIAGLAFAVGRFSTFGSQGEASTPGTTSPEAGFSRDMQVHHAQAIAMAMEIYRKTDDEDLRALSYDIATGQAGQRGEMYDWLVKWGLPRQGGPMMQWMSSSDAGHDHGVTDEALTDDEAEAAMGMATDAELDALAQADGQAADCLFLELMIRHHEGAVPMAEALLELGSDKRALQVAEAIKAGQTSEIAAMQSMQARLGCTG
- a CDS encoding carbohydrate ABC transporter permease, coding for MSDTATTTSQTDAEQAPPPGPRKVHSQATTRIVVTVGFAAIAALIIFLLMGTPQPDARPVSLGFSLNSFFVWIGGLGPILQIPIVLAAFAVVVVVLLVLVEYAPRSGTRYFWLRLISCFAIPFLAMMLLRPYQNAVIYVILIALISGGLLFYADYRAREGAGYLYQRFLFLTPALVMLLIGLIYPAIATIIQSFFDKTGEEFVGLENYVWAFTNPEGFWSVVNSIIWALFAPIFATVVGLAYAAFIDRARGERLLKVFVFMPFAIAPVSAGIIFKFVYDYRQGDQIGLLNAIVVAFGGEPVPWLDTTPFVNTFLLLFVFVWAQTGFAMVILSAAIKAIPDEQLEAAQLDGASAWQRFRNVTIPGIRTSLVVVLTTVTIFALKVYDIVAVMTGGRSNSSVLGFEMVNQQQRFQSYGHAAALAVLLFIFVSPLIIYNIVQLRRQRQVR
- a CDS encoding carbohydrate ABC transporter permease — encoded protein: MTATQAITTSDPQFDKAAARRVARETRRHEAQARKRLTSPVATIVAIAIALLWTIPTLGLLITSFRPGADSSSTGWWTVFTNPDFTLGNYQEALTAGGTALTLGQSFLNSLAITIPATLIPIALATFAAYAFAWIDFKGRTWMFVAIFALQIVPIQMALVPLLSMFSRGLEIGEVGIFPGFSLRDVDHSFATVWIAHSIFGLPLAIFLLHNFMAEIPGDVIEAARVDGAGHGQVFFRIIVPLSMPVIASFAIFQFIWVWNDLLVATIFAPTSSLPMTQTLNSLSGSWGDRWYLQSAGAFLLLIVPLVVFFALQRFFVRGLLAGATKG
- a CDS encoding ABC transporter substrate-binding protein, producing the protein MKAMRSHRRTSLVLGVTAVAALALAGCAEGGDSGDSDSVEGETVEISGGITGTEADALQSTFDAFTEDTGIIVKYTGDKGFEGNIVTKVAGGNAPDIAIVPQPGLLRALVDTGEAKPAPDGVVANVEANWSPSWKEYGTVDDTFYSAPMLGNIKGYVWYSPKKFAEWGVEVPTTWDEMMTLATTISEKTGEPAWCAGFASGDASGWPGTDWIEDLVLRQAGTEVYDSWAAGETPFTDPDIAEAFDTVGTILLDPEMVNAGFGDVTSINSTAFADVAAKVADGSCALTHQASFLTANFLTVQTADGATPEVEADGDVYAFVLPGFEEELSAVEVGGEFVTGFSDDAATVAVLEYMSTPEWADARVELGGAISANINADPSLASSQFLTDAMELLQSPDARFDASDLMPATVGSGSFWRGMVNWIDGRPTEQVLEDIQAGYDD